A region from the Variovorax sp. V93 genome encodes:
- a CDS encoding H-NS family nucleoid-associated regulatory protein gives MASTLADINSQIKKYDEQIAQLRKQAEDLRNQERAGVIEDVRRKIAEYGLTASDLKLSARGGSVKRSAGVPAVKAAAKYRGPTGETWSGGRGRKPRWVTEALAAGKSLSEFEIK, from the coding sequence ATGGCTTCGACCCTTGCCGATATCAATTCCCAGATCAAGAAGTACGACGAGCAGATTGCGCAATTGCGCAAGCAGGCCGAAGACCTTCGCAACCAAGAGCGCGCAGGCGTGATTGAAGATGTGCGCCGGAAGATCGCTGAATACGGCCTGACCGCGTCGGACCTGAAACTCAGTGCACGCGGCGGCTCGGTCAAGCGCAGCGCAGGGGTTCCCGCGGTCAAGGCAGCAGCCAAATACCGTGGTCCAACCGGCGAAACCTGGTCTGGCGGCCGCGGCCGCAAGCCGCGTTGGGTGACCGAGGCACTGGCCGCGGGCAAGTCGCTTTCCGAGTTCGAGATCAAGTAA
- a CDS encoding zinc-binding dehydrogenase, whose product MHAWLCENPTGVDALTWKELPTPAPGPGQVLIEIRAASLNFPDLLIVQNKYQIKPPLPFVPGSEYAGVVQAVGEGVTHLKVGQNVACLSGTGGFATHTLAPAALCMPLPEGFGHVDAAAFIMIYATSWHALMDRAQLKAGETVLVLGAAGGVGTAAIQIAKAAGAKVIAAASTDEKCELCRSIGADATINYTTHALPGGFRDAIKAATDGKGPDVIYDPVGGDFAEPAFRSIAWRGRYLVVGFASGPIPSLPLNLTLLKGASLVGVFWGDFAKREPKANAQMMAELAHWYGQGKIKPVIDSTMQMSELKAAYAHMGSRGVKGKLVMVN is encoded by the coding sequence ATGCACGCATGGCTTTGCGAAAACCCCACCGGCGTCGATGCGCTGACCTGGAAGGAACTGCCGACGCCGGCGCCGGGTCCGGGCCAGGTGCTGATCGAAATCAGGGCCGCCAGCCTCAACTTCCCCGATCTGCTGATCGTGCAGAACAAATACCAGATCAAGCCGCCGCTGCCGTTCGTGCCCGGTTCGGAATACGCTGGCGTCGTCCAGGCGGTGGGCGAAGGCGTCACCCACCTGAAGGTCGGCCAGAACGTGGCTTGCCTCTCGGGCACGGGCGGCTTCGCAACCCACACGCTGGCGCCGGCGGCGCTGTGCATGCCGCTGCCCGAAGGCTTCGGCCATGTCGACGCGGCGGCGTTCATCATGATCTATGCCACTTCGTGGCATGCGCTGATGGACCGCGCACAACTCAAGGCCGGTGAAACCGTGCTCGTGCTCGGTGCAGCAGGCGGCGTGGGCACCGCCGCCATTCAAATCGCAAAGGCGGCAGGCGCCAAAGTGATTGCGGCGGCTTCTACCGACGAGAAATGCGAACTCTGCCGCTCCATTGGCGCCGACGCCACGATCAACTACACCACGCATGCGCTTCCAGGCGGCTTTCGCGATGCCATCAAGGCCGCGACCGACGGCAAAGGCCCCGATGTCATTTACGACCCGGTGGGCGGTGATTTCGCCGAGCCTGCATTTCGCTCGATTGCATGGCGCGGACGCTATTTGGTGGTCGGCTTTGCCTCCGGGCCGATTCCCTCGCTGCCATTGAACCTCACGCTGTTGAAAGGCGCTTCCCTGGTCGGCGTGTTCTGGGGCGATTTCGCCAAGCGCGAGCCCAAGGCCAATGCACAAATGATGGCCGAATTGGCGCACTGGTACGGGCAGGGAAAGATCAAGCCCGTGATCGACAGCACGATGCAGATGTCAGAATTGAAAGCCGCCTATGCCCACATGGGATCGCGCGGCGTCAAAGGAAAACTCGTGATGGTGAACTGA
- the surE gene encoding 5'/3'-nucleotidase SurE: protein MKILISNDDGFQAPGIVALHDALKDIADVEVVAPEHNNSAKSNALTLAAPLYVHKAHNGFRYVTGTPADCVHIALKGLLGYRPDLVVSGINNGANMGDDTIYSGTVGAAMEAYLFGIPAIAFSQIEKGWAHVDAAAQVARRLVQQIERERMLDGGAFLLNVNVPNRPLDELKPIQVCRLGRRHSAEKVITQESPRGETMYWIAGAGGAKDSGEGTDFHATAAGHIALTPLQIDLTDHANLGQWRETVARLGN, encoded by the coding sequence ATGAAGATACTTATTTCCAACGACGATGGTTTTCAGGCGCCGGGCATCGTCGCATTGCACGACGCATTGAAAGACATCGCGGACGTCGAGGTGGTTGCACCCGAGCACAACAACAGCGCCAAGTCGAATGCCCTCACGCTGGCGGCGCCGCTCTACGTGCACAAGGCGCACAACGGTTTTCGCTACGTGACAGGCACGCCGGCCGATTGCGTTCACATCGCGCTCAAGGGGCTGCTCGGCTACCGGCCCGACCTGGTGGTCTCCGGCATCAACAACGGCGCCAACATGGGCGACGACACCATCTACTCCGGCACCGTGGGTGCGGCCATGGAGGCCTATCTGTTCGGCATCCCCGCCATCGCGTTCTCGCAGATCGAGAAGGGCTGGGCGCATGTCGACGCGGCCGCCCAGGTGGCCCGGCGCCTGGTGCAGCAGATCGAGCGCGAGCGCATGCTGGACGGCGGCGCCTTCCTGCTCAACGTGAACGTTCCGAACCGGCCGCTCGACGAGCTCAAGCCGATCCAGGTTTGCCGGCTGGGCCGGCGCCATTCGGCGGAGAAAGTCATCACTCAGGAAAGCCCGCGGGGCGAGACGATGTACTGGATTGCAGGTGCCGGAGGCGCCAAGGACAGCGGCGAGGGCACCGACTTCCATGCCACCGCCGCCGGCCACATTGCGCTGACGCCGCTGCAGATCGACCTGACCGACCATGCCAACCTGGGCCAGTGGCGCGAGACGGTTGCCCGTCTCGGTAATTGA
- a CDS encoding protein-L-isoaspartate(D-aspartate) O-methyltransferase produces MATQRPGFPVRLTPTASAATRGRLPAVPAKPMVPATPSMASDAVRARMVQKLAAQGIADARVLRALSAVERHLFVDSALVNQAYEDTSLPIGLGQTISKPSVVARMIELLLGAPALAGKPQDRLGRVLEIGTGCGYQAAVLNHVATEVYSIERLRGLHERARANLRHFRLATVHLMLGDGMVGYAKGAPYAGIIAAAGGEAVPQAWIEQLAVGGRIVAPTHSAGGGQALVVIDKTARGLERRILEAVHFVPLKSGIA; encoded by the coding sequence ATGGCCACGCAACGGCCTGGATTCCCGGTTCGCCTGACACCCACCGCCTCGGCCGCCACGCGCGGGCGCCTGCCCGCTGTGCCTGCCAAGCCGATGGTGCCGGCCACGCCTTCGATGGCTTCCGACGCCGTGCGCGCGCGCATGGTGCAGAAGCTCGCTGCCCAAGGCATTGCCGATGCGCGCGTGCTGCGCGCGCTGAGTGCGGTCGAGCGGCATCTCTTCGTCGACAGCGCGCTCGTCAACCAGGCCTATGAAGACACGAGCCTGCCGATCGGGCTGGGCCAGACCATCTCCAAGCCGAGCGTGGTGGCCCGCATGATCGAGCTCCTGCTGGGGGCGCCCGCATTGGCCGGCAAGCCGCAGGACCGTCTCGGCCGCGTGCTGGAAATCGGCACCGGCTGCGGCTACCAGGCCGCGGTGCTGAACCACGTGGCCACGGAGGTCTACAGCATCGAGCGCCTGCGCGGACTGCACGAACGCGCGCGCGCCAACCTGCGGCACTTCCGGCTGGCCACGGTTCATCTGATGCTGGGCGACGGCATGGTCGGCTATGCCAAGGGTGCGCCTTACGCCGGCATCATCGCCGCGGCAGGCGGCGAGGCGGTGCCGCAGGCCTGGATCGAACAACTCGCCGTCGGCGGACGCATCGTGGCGCCCACGCACTCGGCGGGCGGCGGGCAGGCGCTCGTCGTCATTGACAAAACCGCCCGTGGACTCGAGCGCCGCATTCTTGAGGCGGTTCACTTTGTCCCCCTAAAATCGGGCATCGCTTGA
- a CDS encoding peptidoglycan DD-metalloendopeptidase family protein translates to MQGFGNRSWCAGITLAVVLVIAGCAAPRGPAPVEDRGTMTRAPNAAPGGPLITTDASGKPLPGIENYGKPGYYAVRPGDTIRRIGNETGQSWQNIVRWNNLENPDLIEVGQVLRVVPPVGPAASVATAPAPSSEGVVTKPVTPPSAVVPAAPASAAVGKPPVTASPSAPAASSGDEDLGWIWPAHGTLLAGFDDAKNKGFDIGGKAGDAVLAAADGRVVYAGAGLRGYGNLIILKHNNTYLTAYAHNQTLLVKEDQSVQKGQKIAEMGNSDADRVKLHFEIRRQGKPVDPARYLPSR, encoded by the coding sequence ATGCAGGGTTTTGGCAATCGGAGTTGGTGCGCTGGTATCACGTTGGCAGTTGTGCTCGTGATCGCGGGCTGCGCCGCACCGCGAGGGCCGGCACCGGTCGAAGACCGGGGCACGATGACGCGTGCGCCCAATGCGGCACCCGGTGGCCCGCTCATCACCACCGATGCTTCGGGCAAGCCGCTTCCAGGCATCGAGAACTATGGCAAGCCCGGCTATTACGCAGTACGGCCCGGCGACACGATTCGCCGCATCGGAAACGAAACCGGCCAGAGCTGGCAGAACATCGTTCGCTGGAACAATCTTGAAAATCCCGACCTGATCGAAGTCGGACAGGTGCTGCGCGTGGTGCCGCCGGTGGGACCGGCTGCCTCTGTCGCAACCGCGCCTGCGCCTTCTTCCGAGGGCGTGGTCACCAAGCCTGTCACGCCGCCGTCGGCGGTGGTGCCTGCAGCGCCCGCCAGCGCCGCGGTCGGCAAGCCGCCGGTCACGGCGTCGCCGTCGGCGCCCGCCGCAAGCTCGGGCGACGAGGACCTCGGCTGGATCTGGCCTGCGCACGGCACGCTGCTCGCGGGGTTCGACGACGCCAAGAACAAGGGCTTCGACATCGGCGGCAAGGCGGGCGATGCCGTCCTCGCGGCTGCCGACGGCCGCGTGGTCTATGCCGGCGCAGGTTTGCGCGGCTATGGCAACCTGATCATCCTGAAGCACAACAACACCTACCTCACGGCCTACGCGCACAACCAGACGCTGCTCGTGAAGGAAGACCAGTCGGTGCAAAAGGGCCAGAAGATCGCCGAGATGGGCAACAGCGACGCCGACCGCGTCAAGCTGCATTTCGAAATCCGCCGCCAGGGCAAGCCCGTCGATCCGGCGCGCTACTTGCCGAGCCGGTGA
- a CDS encoding sigma-70 family RNA polymerase sigma factor, whose protein sequence is MAASSPRRALPVRRPVGRGRAVESGPQGSPAKPAALAADLIAATDSPGGEGADALTIYLRQVRRTELFTPEEEYQAACAARAGDFAARQSMIEHNLRLVVNIAKAYLGRGVPLSDLIEEGNLGLMHAITKFEPERGFRFSTYATWWIRQSVERAVLTQARAIRLPVHVVRELQQVLRARRTLEGDAEFLAHRPDGVRVEDVAAFLGLDVQAVAELLALAEAPRSLDAGDAHGDEGFTLADTVASEDGQGDPTDVTHTHEVARLLDQWVHALDAREREVLEGRYGLHDREPETLEVLSVRLGLTRERVRQIQNEALAKMRRQLTRSGVGRDALF, encoded by the coding sequence ATGGCCGCTTCCAGCCCCCGTCGCGCACTGCCCGTGCGTCGGCCGGTGGGCCGGGGCAGGGCTGTAGAGAGCGGCCCGCAGGGCTCGCCTGCGAAGCCTGCTGCACTTGCTGCAGACCTGATTGCCGCAACCGATTCGCCCGGCGGCGAAGGCGCCGATGCCCTGACGATCTACCTGCGCCAGGTGCGGCGTACCGAGCTCTTCACGCCCGAAGAGGAATACCAGGCCGCATGCGCTGCGCGCGCCGGCGACTTTGCAGCGCGGCAATCGATGATCGAGCACAACCTGAGGCTGGTTGTGAACATCGCCAAGGCCTATCTGGGCCGGGGCGTACCGCTTTCCGACCTCATCGAGGAAGGCAATCTCGGCCTGATGCACGCCATCACCAAGTTCGAACCCGAACGGGGCTTTCGTTTTTCCACCTATGCAACCTGGTGGATCCGCCAGTCGGTCGAGCGCGCCGTGTTGACCCAGGCGCGTGCCATCCGCCTGCCGGTGCATGTGGTGCGTGAACTGCAGCAGGTGCTGCGGGCCCGCCGCACGCTCGAAGGCGATGCCGAGTTCCTGGCGCATCGGCCCGACGGCGTGCGCGTGGAGGATGTCGCCGCATTTCTGGGGCTGGACGTGCAGGCGGTCGCGGAACTGCTGGCGCTGGCCGAAGCGCCGCGTTCGCTGGATGCCGGCGATGCGCACGGAGACGAAGGCTTCACCCTGGCCGACACCGTGGCGTCCGAGGACGGGCAGGGCGATCCGACCGACGTCACGCACACCCACGAGGTCGCGCGCTTGCTCGATCAATGGGTCCACGCCCTCGATGCGCGCGAGCGCGAGGTGCTGGAGGGCCGCTACGGCCTGCACGACCGCGAGCCCGAGACGCTCGAGGTGCTGAGCGTGCGCCTCGGGCTGACGCGCGAGCGTGTGAGGCAGATCCAGAACGAGGCACTGGCCAAGATGCGGCGCCAGCTGACCCGTTCCGGCGTGGGGCGCGACGCCTTGTTCTAG
- the rlmD gene encoding 23S rRNA (uracil(1939)-C(5))-methyltransferase RlmD, which translates to MTESIEEKKVPAKTPATAAGEWLKVESLDLDAQGVAHNAEGMVVFIEGALPFEEVQFNVHRRKNNWEQGTVTAIRRESSQRVRPGCPHFGLHTGACGGCKMQHLDEAAQVAVKQRALEDNLWHLGKVRPDNVLRPLEGPAWHYRYRARLSVRHVVKKGTVLIGFHERKSRYLADMQVCPVLPKQVSDMLMPLRALIGSLDARETCPQIELACGDAPGTTSLGTIALVLRHLEPLSNADIGRLKDFAAQNAGVQWWLQAKGPDTVKLLEEGGMPLSYELPQFGVTMPFKPTDFTQVNPHINRALVGKALRLLDVQADERVIDWFCGLGNFTLPLASRAREVLGIEGSDTLVARASDNFRKNQPATAARRALSATRFVARNLFEMTPAMLVADGRADKWLVDPPREGAFALAKAMADLHLQPELRTDGWAPPKRIVYVSCNPSTLARDAGLLVHQAGYRCTFAGVINMFPHTAHVESIAVFDLA; encoded by the coding sequence ATGACGGAATCCATCGAAGAAAAGAAAGTCCCCGCGAAAACCCCGGCAACCGCGGCGGGCGAATGGCTCAAGGTCGAGTCGCTCGACCTCGACGCGCAAGGCGTGGCGCACAACGCCGAAGGCATGGTCGTGTTCATCGAAGGCGCTCTGCCTTTCGAAGAAGTGCAGTTCAACGTTCATCGCCGCAAGAACAACTGGGAGCAGGGCACGGTCACGGCCATCCGGCGCGAATCGTCGCAGCGGGTTCGGCCTGGCTGCCCGCATTTCGGTTTGCATACCGGTGCGTGCGGCGGCTGCAAGATGCAGCATCTGGACGAGGCGGCGCAGGTTGCGGTGAAGCAGCGCGCCCTCGAGGACAACCTGTGGCATCTCGGCAAGGTGCGGCCCGACAACGTGCTGCGGCCGCTCGAAGGGCCCGCCTGGCACTACCGCTACCGTGCGCGGCTTTCAGTGCGCCATGTGGTCAAGAAGGGCACCGTGCTGATCGGCTTCCATGAGCGCAAGAGCCGGTATCTCGCCGACATGCAGGTATGCCCGGTGCTGCCCAAGCAGGTCAGCGACATGCTGATGCCCTTGCGCGCATTGATCGGTTCGCTGGACGCCCGCGAGACCTGCCCGCAGATCGAGCTCGCCTGCGGCGATGCGCCCGGTACCACCTCGCTCGGCACGATCGCCTTGGTGCTGAGGCACCTGGAGCCGCTCTCCAATGCGGACATCGGCCGCCTGAAGGACTTTGCGGCGCAGAACGCCGGCGTCCAGTGGTGGCTGCAGGCCAAGGGGCCGGACACGGTGAAGCTGCTCGAAGAAGGTGGCATGCCGCTGTCCTACGAACTGCCCCAGTTCGGTGTGACGATGCCGTTCAAGCCCACCGATTTCACGCAGGTCAATCCGCACATCAACCGTGCCCTGGTCGGAAAGGCGCTGCGCCTGCTCGACGTGCAGGCCGACGAGCGCGTGATCGACTGGTTCTGCGGCCTGGGCAACTTCACCCTGCCGCTGGCCAGCCGTGCGCGCGAAGTCCTGGGGATCGAGGGCAGCGACACCCTGGTCGCGCGCGCGAGCGACAACTTCAGGAAGAACCAGCCTGCCACCGCCGCCCGGCGGGCGCTGTCGGCGACGCGATTCGTGGCGCGCAACCTCTTCGAAATGACCCCCGCCATGCTGGTGGCCGATGGCCGTGCCGACAAGTGGCTGGTTGACCCGCCGCGAGAGGGCGCCTTCGCGCTGGCCAAGGCCATGGCCGACCTGCACCTGCAGCCCGAACTGCGAACCGATGGCTGGGCGCCGCCCAAGCGCATCGTCTACGTGAGCTGCAACCCCTCCACCCTGGCGCGGGATGCCGGCCTGCTGGTGCACCAGGCCGGCTATCGCTGCACGTTCGCGGGGGTGATCAACATGTTCCCGCACACGGCGCACGTCGAGTCGATTGCGGTGTTCGACCTGGCATGA
- a CDS encoding Bax inhibitor-1/YccA family protein, translating into MNDRVTTLDTSAGYGQALPQAERQRVLRNTYWLLALSMLPTVLGAWVGVATGITSSLTGGLGLMVFLGGAFGFMFAIEKTKNSAAGVPVLLAFTFFMGLMLSRLIAMVLGFKNGSELIMTAFGGTAGVFFVMASLATVIKRDLSGMGKWLFVGAMVLMVGAIINVFVGSSAGMMAISVAAIGIFSAFMLYDLKQIMDGGETNYISATLALYLDLFNVFQSLLALLGIAGGERD; encoded by the coding sequence ATGAACGACCGCGTTACCACCCTCGACACTTCCGCCGGCTACGGCCAGGCGCTGCCGCAGGCTGAGCGCCAACGCGTCCTGCGCAACACCTACTGGCTGCTGGCGCTGAGCATGCTGCCCACCGTGCTGGGCGCCTGGGTCGGCGTCGCCACCGGCATCACCAGCTCGCTCACGGGCGGGTTGGGCCTCATGGTTTTCCTCGGCGGCGCCTTCGGCTTCATGTTCGCGATCGAGAAAACCAAGAACTCGGCCGCCGGCGTGCCGGTGCTGCTGGCCTTCACCTTCTTCATGGGCCTGATGCTGTCGCGGCTGATCGCGATGGTGCTGGGCTTCAAGAACGGTTCCGAGCTCATCATGACCGCGTTCGGCGGCACTGCCGGCGTTTTCTTCGTGATGGCATCGCTCGCCACCGTGATCAAGCGCGACCTGTCCGGCATGGGCAAATGGCTCTTCGTCGGCGCCATGGTGCTGATGGTGGGCGCCATCATCAACGTCTTCGTGGGCTCGAGCGCCGGCATGATGGCCATTTCGGTGGCCGCCATCGGCATCTTCTCGGCCTTCATGCTCTATGACCTGAAGCAGATCATGGATGGCGGCGAAACCAACTACATCAGTGCCACGCTCGCGCTTTACCTGGACCTGTTCAACGTGTTCCAGAGCCTGCTGGCCCTGCTGGGCATCGCCGGCGGCGAACGCGACTGA
- a CDS encoding heme-binding protein, with amino-acid sequence MKTKSFLELADVKAIAAAAEAEALKNNWAVTIAISDDAGNLLWLQRLDGAAALSSHIAPAKAHTAAMGRRESKVYEDIINGGRSAFLTAPAVQGLLEGGVPIVKDGQVIGAVGVSGVKSNEDAQIAKAGIAALGL; translated from the coding sequence ATGAAGACCAAGTCCTTCCTCGAACTCGCCGATGTCAAGGCCATTGCCGCCGCTGCCGAAGCCGAGGCCCTCAAGAACAACTGGGCCGTGACCATCGCCATCTCCGACGATGCCGGCAACCTGCTGTGGCTCCAGCGCCTCGATGGCGCCGCGGCGCTGTCGTCCCACATCGCGCCCGCCAAGGCGCACACGGCAGCCATGGGGCGCCGCGAGAGCAAGGTCTACGAAGACATCATCAATGGCGGCCGCAGCGCGTTTCTCACGGCGCCCGCCGTACAGGGCCTGCTGGAGGGCGGCGTACCCATCGTGAAGGACGGCCAGGTGATCGGTGCCGTCGGCGTGAGCGGCGTGAAGTCGAACGAGGACGCCCAGATTGCCAAGGCCGGCATCGCAGCCCTCGGTCTTTGA
- the hemP gene encoding hemin uptake protein HemP — protein sequence MQAKPNAFSVLSHPSLDQSGGGHASIQAPRPAPMVESTELLKGSKTVGIMHNGSLYRLQATKLGKLILTK from the coding sequence ATGCAAGCCAAACCGAACGCCTTTTCTGTTCTGAGCCATCCTTCGCTCGACCAATCGGGTGGCGGACATGCGTCCATCCAGGCACCGCGCCCGGCGCCCATGGTCGAAAGCACGGAGCTTCTGAAAGGAAGCAAGACCGTGGGCATCATGCACAACGGTTCCCTCTACAGGCTCCAGGCCACCAAACTCGGCAAGCTGATCCTGACCAAGTAA
- a CDS encoding biopolymer transporter ExbD, giving the protein MAFGTQDEPDEVMNEINMTPLVDVMLVLLIIFIITVPVMKHAVNIDLPRATSEPEQPKPQNILFSITADGSYYWNEQKINDAELPVRLAAEAAKDPQPELHIRGDKEVRYERVAKAMSKAREAGVRKIGFVTEPDAK; this is encoded by the coding sequence ATGGCTTTCGGAACCCAGGACGAGCCCGACGAGGTGATGAACGAGATCAACATGACGCCGCTGGTCGACGTCATGCTGGTGCTGCTGATCATCTTCATCATCACGGTGCCGGTGATGAAGCACGCAGTCAACATCGACCTGCCCCGCGCCACCAGCGAACCTGAGCAACCCAAGCCGCAGAACATCCTGTTCAGCATCACGGCCGACGGCAGCTACTACTGGAACGAGCAGAAGATCAACGACGCCGAACTGCCCGTCCGCCTCGCCGCTGAGGCCGCCAAGGATCCGCAGCCCGAACTGCACATCCGCGGCGACAAGGAGGTGCGCTACGAACGCGTGGCCAAGGCGATGTCGAAGGCGCGGGAGGCCGGCGTGCGCAAGATCGGCTTCGTGACCGAGCCCGACGCGAAATAA
- a CDS encoding MotA/TolQ/ExbB proton channel family protein — MDSQFGLMNVWNQGDFVTKAVALLLIGMSLASWIVIIIKALDVIKYKRLAKHSQDFWHSEDFATALNKLGKDDSNPFRALALEGREAAAHHRNTKAHLHDALDVSDWITRSLRNGIDAFTARLQTGLAILASVGSTAPFIGLFGTVWGIYHALMSIGSAGQATIDKVAGPIGEALIMTALGLAVAIPAVLGYNALVRGNKFVLTKLNSFAHDLHAYFVTGARVQSGGGDAIVVPLKKG; from the coding sequence ATGGATTCCCAATTCGGCTTGATGAACGTCTGGAACCAGGGCGATTTCGTCACCAAGGCCGTCGCGCTGCTGTTGATCGGTATGTCGCTAGCGTCGTGGATCGTGATCATCATCAAGGCACTCGACGTCATCAAATACAAGCGCCTTGCCAAGCATTCGCAGGACTTCTGGCACAGCGAAGACTTCGCAACCGCGCTCAACAAGCTCGGCAAGGACGACAGCAACCCGTTCCGCGCCCTGGCACTCGAAGGCCGCGAAGCGGCTGCGCACCATCGCAACACGAAGGCCCATCTGCACGATGCACTGGACGTGAGCGACTGGATCACGCGTTCGCTGCGCAACGGCATCGATGCCTTCACCGCGCGCCTTCAGACCGGCCTCGCCATCCTGGCATCGGTCGGTTCGACGGCGCCGTTCATCGGCCTCTTCGGCACCGTCTGGGGCATCTACCATGCGCTCATGAGCATCGGTTCGGCCGGCCAGGCCACCATCGACAAGGTGGCGGGCCCGATCGGCGAAGCACTGATCATGACGGCGCTGGGCCTCGCGGTGGCCATTCCGGCGGTGCTGGGCTACAACGCACTGGTGCGCGGCAACAAGTTTGTTCTCACCAAGCTCAACAGCTTTGCCCATGACCTGCACGCCTACTTCGTGACGGGCGCACGCGTGCAAAGCGGCGGCGGCGACGCCATCGTGGTTCCGCTCAAGAAGGGCTGA
- a CDS encoding energy transducer TonB: MSDRFAPPPSVLGLSRNALIAGGVILFHAAALWALQSGLLRRAAEVVIPVEILSQFVEPPKPAEPPPPPPPPPQRKPEAVKPPPRPVAIREPKPTPAPSAPVGVPEPPPPAPVAEAPAPTPPAPPAPPPAPPAPRTIEISEGQTRYVREPKLVYPSMSRRLGESGTTVVSIYFDSEGFAKRVELFKSSGFERLDEAALSAARTAQVTPFRQTGGNAQTTYLLRAPFSFKLN, encoded by the coding sequence GTGTCTGACCGCTTTGCCCCTCCCCCCTCCGTACTGGGCCTCTCGCGCAATGCACTCATTGCCGGGGGCGTGATCCTGTTTCATGCAGCGGCGCTGTGGGCGCTGCAAAGCGGCCTGCTGCGCCGCGCTGCTGAAGTGGTGATTCCTGTCGAAATCCTGAGCCAGTTCGTCGAGCCGCCCAAGCCGGCCGAACCGCCGCCGCCTCCCCCGCCGCCTCCGCAGCGCAAGCCCGAAGCCGTCAAGCCGCCGCCTCGCCCGGTGGCCATCCGCGAGCCGAAGCCGACACCCGCGCCCAGCGCGCCGGTCGGCGTGCCCGAGCCTCCGCCCCCCGCGCCCGTTGCGGAGGCTCCCGCTCCCACGCCGCCCGCGCCGCCGGCCCCGCCACCGGCCCCGCCCGCACCACGGACGATCGAAATCTCGGAAGGCCAGACGCGCTACGTCAGGGAACCCAAGCTCGTGTATCCCAGCATGAGCCGGCGCCTGGGCGAGTCGGGCACCACCGTCGTCTCGATCTATTTCGACAGCGAAGGCTTCGCCAAGCGCGTCGAACTCTTCAAGTCCAGCGGATTCGAGCGCCTCGACGAAGCGGCGCTCAGCGCCGCCCGCACCGCCCAGGTCACGCCCTTCAGGCAAACGGGAGGCAACGCACAGACCACCTACCTGCTGCGGGCCCCCTTCTCATTCAAACTGAACTAA
- a CDS encoding bacterioferritin-associated ferredoxin — MIVCVCRRVSDREIARHVRAGMTFDEVQFELGVATQCGQCEGCARDIVAQCSASHPVAALNRESGTSAIQLATSISESKAWNSSRHSAAA, encoded by the coding sequence ATGATCGTTTGCGTCTGCCGCCGAGTCTCCGACCGTGAAATCGCACGTCATGTGCGGGCCGGCATGACTTTCGACGAAGTCCAGTTCGAGCTTGGCGTAGCCACCCAATGTGGCCAGTGTGAAGGCTGTGCGCGCGATATCGTTGCGCAGTGCAGCGCCTCTCACCCGGTCGCCGCGTTGAACCGCGAATCGGGAACGAGTGCGATCCAGCTTGCCACCTCCATCTCGGAAAGCAAGGCATGGAACTCTTCTCGGCACTCGGCGGCAGCCTGA